The proteins below are encoded in one region of Rhizophagus irregularis chromosome 13, complete sequence:
- a CDS encoding Protein phosphatase methylesterase 1, which translates to MAGPDEWLATIRKCQYLPESDMKKLCEMVKELLMEESNIQPVHTPVTVCGDIHGQFYDLLELFHVGGEIPDTHYIFMGDFVDRGYYSLETFTLLMVLKARYPDKITLLRGNHESRQITQVYGFYDECQSKYGNPNVWKYCCQVFDYLTLAAIVDGRVLCVHGGLSPEVRTLDQIRTIPRAQEIPHEGAFCDLMWSDPEDIETWAVSPRGAGWLFGAKVTNEFNHVNALSLIARAHQLVQEGYKYMFPDDNLVTVWSAPNYCYRCGNVASIMQINENLQIDESSFKIFNAVPDQERSIPARAGVGQYFL; encoded by the exons ATGGCCGGACCAGATGAATGGTTAGCTACTATACGGAAATGCCAGTATTTGCCCGAATCTGACATGAAAAAACTGTGTGAAATG GTTAAAGAATTGTTAATGGAGGAATCAAATATACAACCCGTACATACACCTGTAACGGTATGCGGAGATATTCATGGACAGTTTTACGATTTATTAGAATTGTTCCATGTTGGAGGAGAAATTCCCGATactcattatatatttatg ggtGACTTTGTTGACAGAGGTTACTATAGTTTAGAAACATTTACTTTATTGATGGTATTGAAAGCAAG ATATCCAGACAAAATTACACTTTTGAGAGGTAATCATGAAAGTAGACAAATCACACAAGTGTATGGATTTTATG aCGAGTGTCAATCAAAATACGGAAATCCAAACGTTTGGAAATATTGTTGTCAAGtgtttgattatttaacattagcagct attgtaGATGGTCGTGTTTTATGTGTTCATGGTGGATTATCACCCGAAGTTAGGACACTAGACCAAATAAGAACGATACCTAGAGCTCAAGAAATTCCTCATGAGGGTGCTTTTTGTG atttgaTGTGGTCTGATCCCGAAGATATTGAAACATGGGCTGTAAGTCCTAGAGGTGCTGGCTGGTTATTTGGAGCTAAAGTAACGAATGAG TTTAATCATGTCAATGCTCTAAGTTTAATAGCTAGAGCACATCAATTAGTGCAAGAaggatataaatatatgtttcCTGATGATAATTTAGTGACGGTATGGTCTGCACCAAATTATTGTTATAGATGTGGCAATGTAGCGTCAATTATgcaaattaatgaaaatttacaaattgatgagagtagttttaaaatttttaatgctgTACCTGACC
- a CDS encoding Malate synthase glyoxysomal, with amino-acid sequence MSYKSVPGVTVLAPVSEAQAEIINAEALEFLAKLHRAFNSTRKSLLQRRILRQQELDRGVLPDFLPQTAHIREDDTWRGAYPAPGLVDRRVEITGPVDRKMVINALNSNAYTYMADFEDSNAPTWENNIDGQLNLRDAIRRTITYTNPGNNKNYSLRADGKIATLIVRPRGWHLEEKHILIDGEPASASIFDFALYFFHNAKKSIEVGIGPYFYLPKMESHLEARLWNDIFCVAQDLIGLPRGTIRATVLIETILAAFEMDEIIYELREHSSGLNCGRWDYIFSLIKKFRSNPNFTLPDRSDVTMTVPFMDAYVRLLIKTCHRRGVHAMGGMAAQIPIKNDPKANQVALDKVRADKLREVKAGHDGTWVAHPDLVTIALEVFNENLKTPNQIFVRREDVNISALDLLNTNVPGSITENGIRSNISVGLTYIESWLRGLGCVPIHNLMEDAATAEISRSQLWQWAHHGSRTSDGKNVTGEYLLKLLNEEVAKLEKQLGPQRFGASKYPLAKRYLASQITGKDYSDFITTLLYDEITSIQNKARL; translated from the exons ATGTCTTATAAGTCTGTTCCCGGTGTTACTGTTCTCGCACCTGTGAGTGAAGCTCAAGCTGAAATAATTAATGCAGAAGCTTTGGAGTTCCTTGCAAAACTTCATAGAGCTTTTAATTCTACTAGGAAGTCATTACTTCAACGTCGAATTCTTCGTCAGCAAGAATTAGACCGTGGTGTTCTTCCTGATTTTTTACCACAAACTGCTCATATTAGAGAGGATGATACCTGGCGTGGTGCTTATCCTGCTCCTGGTCTAGTCGATAGACGCGTTGAAATTACTGGACCAGTTGATAGAAAGATGGTTATTAATGCTTTAAATAGTAACGCTTACACTTATATGGCCGATTTTGAGG ATTCCAATGCTCCCACATGGGAGAATAATATTGATGGACAATTAAACTTGCGTGATGCCATCCGAAGAACAATTACTTATACTAACCCCggaaacaataaaaattattcgttACGTGCTGATGGTAAAATTGCTACATTGATTGTtcg tCCCCGTGGATGGCATTTGGAGGAAAAGCATATATTAATTGATGGTGAACCTGCTTCCGcatcaatttttgattttgctTTGTATTTCTTTCACAATGCCAAAAAATCTATTGAAGTGGGTATCGGACCTTATTTCTATTTGCCAAAAATGGAATCTCACTTAGAAGCGAG aCTTTGGAATGACATATTTTGCGTTGCCCAAGATCTTATTGGCCTTCCTCGTGGTACTATTCGTGCTACCGTTTTGATAGAAACCATCCTTGCCGCATTTGAGAtggatgaaattatttatgaacTTCGTGAACATTCATCTGGTCTTAATTGTGGACGGTGGGAttatatcttttctttaatcaaaaaattccgTAGCAACCCTAACTTTACACTTCCAGATCGTAGCGATGTAACCATGACTGTTCCATTTATGGATGCATATGTtcgattattaattaaaacatgTCATAGACGTGGTGTACATGCTATGGGAGGAATGGCTGCCCAAATTCCAATTAAGAATGATCCAAAGGCAAATCAGGTTGCATTAGATAAAGTTCGAGCTGATAAATTACGTGAAGTAAAAGCTGGACATGATGGTACTTGGGTTGCACATCCAGATCTTGTAACGATTGCTTTGGaagtttttaatgaaaatttaaaaactccaaatcaaatttttgtaCGTCGTGAAGATGTTAATATTAGTGCTTTGGATTTATTGAATACAAATGTACCAGGAAGTATTACCGAAAATGGAATTCGTAGTAATATTTCAGTTGGATTAACTTATATTGAATCATGGTTACGTGGACTTGGTTGTGTACCAATCCATAATCTTATGGAAGATGCGGCAACAGCAGAAATTTCACGTTCACAATTATGGCAATGGGCTCATCATGGTTCTCGTACTTCTGATGGTAAAAATGTTACAGGAGaatatttacttaaattaCTTAATGAAGAAGTTGCAAAATTAGAGAAACAATTAGGTCCACAACGTTTTGGTGCAAGTAAATATCCATTAGCTAAAAGATATTTAGCTAGTCAAATTACCGGAAAAGATTATTCAGATTTTATTACTACTTTATTATATGATGAGATTACAAGTATTCAAAATAAGGCTAGGCTTTAA